In the genome of Dasypus novemcinctus isolate mDasNov1 chromosome 30, mDasNov1.1.hap2, whole genome shotgun sequence, one region contains:
- the LOC101442917 gene encoding olfactory receptor 2AG2-like has translation MDLLYSSNFVPKIATDFLSGKNAISFIYCAVQLIVFTTLCGAECLLLAVMAYDRYVAICHPLRYSVLMRPAICAYMMAGTWLGALINALVHVGYTLNLPYCASREIHHFFCEIPALLKLVCGDTSLYENGLYVSGVVFFLIPISAILASYGQILSTLLKLESKLGMRKALATCSSHMIVLSLFYGTAIFKYLLPKSYHTAEQDEVVSVFYTIVTPMLNPLIYSLRNKDVAGALKKVLVG, from the coding sequence ATGGATCTCTTGTATAGCTCCAATTTTGTCCCCAAAATAGCCACTGATTTTCTGTCTGGGAAGAATGCCATTTCCTTTATTTACTGTGCAGTTCAGCTCATCGTTTTCACGACACTTTGTGGAGCAGAGTGCCTTCTCCTGGCAGTCATGGcttatgaccgctatgtggctaTATGCCACCCTCTTCGTTACTCAGTTCTCATGCGCCCTGCAATCTGTGCCTACATGATGGCTGGCACCTGGCTGGGGGCACTGATCAATGCCTTGGTTCATGTCGGATATACTCTGAATCTCCCTTACTGTGCCTCCCGGGAAATCCATCATTTCTTCTGTGAGATCCCAGCTCTCCTGAAACTTGTTTGTGGTGATACATCTCTGTATGAAAACGGGCTCTATGTTAGTGGGGTTGTGTTCTTTCTTATTCCAATATCTGCCATTTTGGCCTCGTATGGACAGATACTATCTACTCTTTTGAAATTAGAATCAAAGTTAGGGATGAGAAAGGCTTTGGCAACCTGTTCTTCCCATATGATTGTGCTGTCGCTCTTCTACGGAACAGCGATCTTCAAGTACCTTCTCCCCAAATCCTATCACACTGCTGAGCAGGATGAAGTAGTGTCTGTTTTCTATACTATTGTTACCCCCATGCTCAACCCCCTCATCTACAGTCTTCGAAACAAAGACGTAGCTGGAGCCCTTAAGAAGGTTCTGGTAGGGTAA